The Methylomonas rhizoryzae genome includes the window CAGCGTATGCGGAAAGTTGAATATCTTGACTTTCCGACACAAAAACAGGACTAGTCCACCCTTTTGACACCTTGTAACCGGCAACCGAAGAATGTGTCGACGCGGTAAATATGTGCTCAATTATTAAGCCACGTTTAACAATAATATCTTCGGAACCTCGAAAATAGGAATGGCAACTTCCCTCCGCCGCCGACTCTACCACGGACTCGGCTAAACCCAAATAGTATCCTTTTGCACGGCAAGACCAACCCAACGAAGAAAAAATGCGATTCAGCGCTGTTTGACAATTAAGCCGCCATCCAACATCTACGATAGCCCAATTCCCGTCCTGGTTTAGATTTTCTTGTTGAAAGTATTTCTGAACGTTTACTAACGCCGATTTCGCCTTGTCCATGATAAGGACTCGAATTTCTTGGTTATGTAAAACGAATAATCTAAATTGCTCCAGGCGCTCTACCGAAAGCGCGCTTTGATAATCGTATGCCCCAAACTCAGTGCCGCATAAAAGCTCATCTACTTCATCCCGCGAAAAATTGAATCTCGCCAATATGTCGTATATCGCAGTGGAACCGTTTCGTGAAAAGGCCCAGTCAATGTTCTCCAGGGCGTCACCCAGTATCGAAGGAAGGAACCATGCTTGTCGTGAACCATATAAATACTTGATTTCCGGCCCATCTTGAACAACGCTCAATTCTTTTGCAATTTTATAAAGAATTTCTCCATCCCTAGAAACAAAATAAAGCCGCTCAATTCCATGAGATCGAGCGCTACGAAGCACCCACGCTGTAAAAGCCGTTAACACAGGAGCAATTAATCCGGTTACGACAGGTACGCTTTCTGTGAATGGTCCGGGGTTGCTTCCATGCTTGAGTCTGATTATACGTTGCAGCCCGACGATTTTCGATAAATTCGGGCTCAAATCAGTTTTGACTAAAAAACGTTCGTATTCAGTTAGTTTAGCGCTACCGACATAAGTGGCGACAATTCCAAATCGAGACGGCACTTTAATATCCGAATAGAGGTTATCCCCGAAATGACTTATATCTGAGGGTAAAACTCCCTCTTTATCTAAAACATATTTGTATAGGGAACCATGATGCTTGGACAACCCGATATCTCCCGAAACATAAACAGAATCGTTCTGTTCGGCTAAACCGCTTTTAATCAGGCAAGCCCTAATAAAAGAAGTAGGTAGATACATATCGGAAATAAACAATATACTGACCCCTCTCCGTCTAGCATCAGCAATAATGCGAGCAACATAGGGATTTGGCCTAGCAGCTTGCATTTCCAACTCCAACTCGATATTCATGGCAGTTTGAATATCAATTTTGAAAGGCAACAAATCGCTGAAATGATAATATATGTCGGATAGCCTTATATCTTCCCTATAATATCGTAAAGTACGCCTTGCCACCTTTTCCGCTTTGATTCTTAAAAGTGCGATATGATTTATGTCGTGCTTGCAGGTGTCGAAAACAAATTGACTGATCAAGGTACGAGCTAAATCATAGAATAGATCAATAGGATAAGCGGTCGAACGAATTAACGCAGTATCAAACACGTCAAATGAATATACCTCGCTCATTCATCCACCAAAGAATGATATAATTTTAAATACTTCGTTATAAGTATATTTTCATTAAAACTATTTTCTACTTTCAATCTAGCCGCCTTACCCCACGATATTCGCTTTTCTACATTGTCTATCGCGAATCGTAACGCAGCTACTAATTCAGAAACGTTCTTAGGCCTAACAAGCAAACCAGTTGAATTATGATCAATTAGCTCCGGTAATCCACCGACCGAAAAAGCAATGGTAGGAGTGGCAGTCGCCATCGTTTCAAGCACCGAATTCGGACAGTTGTCTGCTAGCGTAGGAAACAAGAATATATCGGCTGCTGAGTAATATTGTGCGAGCAAAATATCGTCCTGAATATAGCCGGTAAAATGTATATTTAAACCTTTAAACTCATCACTAATATTTTTTGGCGGACTGCCAATGGCAAGAATATAAGGAGGCGGATCAATATGTCTTAATGCCTCCAACGCATAGTTAAGTCCTTTAAATTTATTGTTCAACTCCATTGATCCGATTAGCACAATAAACTGGTCTACTGGAAGCTGTAAAATTTGTCTAATAGTAACCTTATCCAAAGGCCTAAATAAATTAATATTTACTGAATTATAGATTACAGCGGGCTTTTCTTCGAAAAACCCAGACGACATGGCTTGCTCCGCCATCCAATTGGATGGCACAACTGGGATAAACAGATTTTGCCTTGCGGTAGTCCGCTTGAATCTCCGTACAAAACCCGTTCTATCAATTGAAGTCAATAAAGGCCATTGACCCAATTGCGGACAATTACCACAATCATTCATATAAGCCGTACATTCTAGAGGATATATACAGCCGCCGGTAAATGGCGAGCAATCCCTAAATGTCCATACGACCCTAGTATGTTTAGCCAACCACCTTAAAGCTATCGGTGAAAAAGTGATAGTAATATCGTTAAAATGATATATATCGTAGTCAACTTCTTTGCGATAGATATGAAAAAAAATTTCAGGAGTAATAAAATCAGGCAAACCGATCCTTCGAGACAGATATAGGCAAGATCTATAAAACATTTGACCGAAAAACTCACCGTGAAGCTTACGCATACTAGGCAACCAACGTTTACTCGGATAACCTAGCCAGTGATGAGCAACATGACCGTTTTGAATTAATAACCTCGTTAGTGTCTCCGCGCTTCGGCCTGCACCTCCACCGGAAGCATCTGATTTGCTTATAACGGCGACCAATAATTTTTTCATTAGTGGTTATGCTTATCTACTACCGATTGATAAAATTCCAACAGCCTACCAATCCTATCTTCAGCAACAACCTTTTTCATGTTCTGCCGAATGTAATTTTTCATTAATTTCAATTCTTCCGGCGAAAGTGACAGCAACTTATGAATAGCTTTTTTCAATGATTCTGGATCAGAATTTTCAGCCAAAAATCCAGTTCTTCCATCTATGATCATTTCCTCCAGACTTGATTCATACGTGCCAATGACTGGCGTCTCCAGAAATAGCGCCTCAAGGCAGGCATTTGGATAATTATCTAACTTTGATGGAATCAATACCGCTTTAGCATTCATAATAAAGGGAAATAATTGACTTCTATTAAGCGGCGAAAAAAAATATAAGCGTTCTAAAACCGAAATATCACATTTGCTTTTAATATAACTTTGCCACGTTGTATGCCCTATTTGATCCAAGCCTACGCCATTGTCCTGGCCTATAAATACAAAACTAATATGATTGTACCGATCTAGGATACTGCCAACTGCATCAGCTATTACATCTATACCTTTTATAGGGTCAAACTGATTGAAATACAAAATGTACTCAAGCTCGACTCCACTCTTATCATAAACTGTATAATCAAGAACAATGTTACCCGGCTCGACTACTGTATAGATAGTCTCTATCTCTACCTTCGTCTTTCTATATGTCAATTCAGAAGTACTTTTACATGGCGAA containing:
- a CDS encoding HAD family hydrolase; amino-acid sequence: MSEVYSFDVFDTALIRSTAYPIDLFYDLARTLISQFVFDTCKHDINHIALLRIKAEKVARRTLRYYREDIRLSDIYYHFSDLLPFKIDIQTAMNIELELEMQAARPNPYVARIIADARRRGVSILFISDMYLPTSFIRACLIKSGLAEQNDSVYVSGDIGLSKHHGSLYKYVLDKEGVLPSDISHFGDNLYSDIKVPSRFGIVATYVGSAKLTEYERFLVKTDLSPNLSKIVGLQRIIRLKHGSNPGPFTESVPVVTGLIAPVLTAFTAWVLRSARSHGIERLYFVSRDGEILYKIAKELSVVQDGPEIKYLYGSRQAWFLPSILGDALENIDWAFSRNGSTAIYDILARFNFSRDEVDELLCGTEFGAYDYQSALSVERLEQFRLFVLHNQEIRVLIMDKAKSALVNVQKYFQQENLNQDGNWAIVDVGWRLNCQTALNRIFSSLGWSCRAKGYYLGLAESVVESAAEGSCHSYFRGSEDIIVKRGLIIEHIFTASTHSSVAGYKVSKGWTSPVFVSESQDIQLSAYAEFLHSLCLEFAKESALLGVWRNPDISMDRTIRSAVIRFLKYPSAEAVKSINWVPLVLDQSHKMSCYLKIGVPISLTNLLNLIRYEMGFKGNMQLGCYWVEGAIALSPPWIRVIMRSLLFGQRLANKLLLR
- a CDS encoding glycosyltransferase produces the protein MKKLLVAVISKSDASGGGAGRSAETLTRLLIQNGHVAHHWLGYPSKRWLPSMRKLHGEFFGQMFYRSCLYLSRRIGLPDFITPEIFFHIYRKEVDYDIYHFNDITITFSPIALRWLAKHTRVVWTFRDCSPFTGGCIYPLECTAYMNDCGNCPQLGQWPLLTSIDRTGFVRRFKRTTARQNLFIPVVPSNWMAEQAMSSGFFEEKPAVIYNSVNINLFRPLDKVTIRQILQLPVDQFIVLIGSMELNNKFKGLNYALEALRHIDPPPYILAIGSPPKNISDEFKGLNIHFTGYIQDDILLAQYYSAADIFLFPTLADNCPNSVLETMATATPTIAFSVGGLPELIDHNSTGLLVRPKNVSELVAALRFAIDNVEKRISWGKAARLKVENSFNENILITKYLKLYHSLVDE
- a CDS encoding glycosyltransferase family 4 protein, with translation MRIAFITSEYPTEKTPHGGLAAYLKKTSYFLASKGHEAYIILLSNRNYYWKDNEVHIYEIDATIKFSNWINDVPLLRILCQFLVGILVDRRLFLGFSVIDKSTPFDIVQIPILPYGEVLGLYILRKFNRAPVVCRLSCFPPAYFAHLKQRKIIDCLNHMFTIYKLNKSAAVFSPCKSTSELTYRKTKVEIETIYTVVEPGNIVLDYTVYDKSGVELEYILYFNQFDPIKGIDVIADAVGSILDRYNHISFVFIGQDNGVGLDQIGHTTWQSYIKSKCDISVLERLYFFSPLNRSQLFPFIMNAKAVLIPSKLDNYPNACLEALFLETPVIGTYESSLEEMIIDGRTGFLAENSDPESLKKAIHKLLSLSPEELKLMKNYIRQNMKKVVAEDRIGRLLEFYQSVVDKHNH